In Capricornis sumatraensis isolate serow.1 chromosome 18, serow.2, whole genome shotgun sequence, one genomic interval encodes:
- the DHX29 gene encoding ATP-dependent RNA helicase DHX29 isoform X2 yields the protein MGGKNKKHKTPGAAAVRAAVSASRAKSAEAGATGEAQNKPVSRPAPAAAASTREPRVKQGPKIYSFNSANDSGGPANLDKSILKVVINNKLEQKIIGVINEHKKQNNDKGVISGRLTAKKLQDLYMALQAFSFKTKDIEDAMTNTLLHGGDLHSALDWLCLNLSDDALPEGFSQEFEEQQPKSRPKFQYPQTQATISPPLQPKTKKQEEDPKIMPKKDGKNLEVNMKEWILRYAEQQNEEKSETSKSLEEEKFDPNERYLHLAAKLLDAKEQAATFKLEKNKQGQKETQEKIRKFQREMETLEDHPVFNPAIKISHQQNERKKPPVVTEGESALNFNLFEKSTAAPEEEREKKKEPHDVRNFDYTARSWTGKSPKQFLIDWVRKNLPKSPNPSFEKVAVGRYWKCRVRVIKSEDDVLVVCPTILTEDGMQAQHLGATLALYRLVKGQSVHQLLPPTYRDVWLEWSDAEKKKEELNKMETNKPRDLFIAKLLNKLKQQQQQQQQHSENKRENSEDPEESWENLVSDEDFSALSLESEKVEDLEPVRNLFRKLQSTPKYQRLLKERQQLPVFKHRSSIVETLKRHRVVVVAGETGSGKSTQNSLCGYQIRMESRASESTRLLYCTTGVLLRKLQEDGLLTNVSHVIVDEVHERSVQSDFLLIILKEILQKRSDLHLILMSATVDSEKFSTYFTHCPILRISGRSYPVEVFHLEDIIEETGFVLEKDSEYCQKFLEEEEEITINVTTKAGGIKKYQEYIPVQTGTSADLNPFYQKYSSRTQHAILYMNPHKINLDLILELLIYLDRSPQFKNVEGAVLIFLPGLAHIQQLYDLLSTDRRFFSERYKVIALHSILSTQDQAAAFTVPPQGVRKIVLATNIAETGITIPDVVFVIDTGRTKENKYHESSQMSSLVETFVSKASALQRQGRAGRVRDGFCFRMYTRERFEGFMDYSVPEILRVPLEELCLHIMKCNLGSPEDFLSKALDPPQLQVISNAMNLLRKIGACELNEPKLTPLGQHLAALPVNVKIGKMLIFGAIFGCLDPVATLAAVMTEKSPFTTPIGRKDEADLAKSALAMADSDHLTIYNAYLGWKKARQEGGYRSEIAYCRKNFLNRTSLLTLEDVKQELIKLVKAAGFLSSTTSNSFEGNRATQTLSFQEIALLKAVLTAGLYDNVGKIIYTKSVDITEKLACIVETAQGKAQVHPSSVNRDLQIYGWLLYQEKIRYARVYLRETTLITPFPVLLFGGDIEVQHRERLISVDGWIYFQAPVKIAVIFKQLRVLIDSVLRKKLENPKMSLENDKILQIITELIKTENN from the exons GTCCGAAAATTTACAGTTTTAATTCTGCAAATGATTCTGGTGGTCCTGCAAATCTGGATAAATCTATTCTGAAA GTGGTAATTAATAACAAACTAGAGCAAAAAATTATTGGAGTGATAAATgaacataaaaagcaaaataatgacAAGGGAGTGATTTCTGGAAGACTTACTGCCAAAAAATTACAG GATTTATACATGGCTTTACaagcattttcatttaaaactaaGGACATTGAAGATGCCATGACTAACACACTCTTACATGGCGGTGATCTTCATTCTGCCTTGGATTGGCTCTGTTTAAACCTTTCAGATG ATGCGCTTCCTGAAGGATTCAGCCAGGAATTTGAAGAGCAACAACCTAAAAGCAGGCCAAAATTTCAGTATCCTCAAACGCAAGCCACTATTTCACCTCCACTGCAACCTAAAACCAAAAAGCAGGAAGAAGATCCTAAGATCATG ccaaaaaaggatggaaaaaattTGGAAGTAAATATGAAAGAATGGATTTTGCGATATgctgaacaacaaaatgaagaaaagagtgaGACTTCTAAAAGTTTAGAAGAGGAAAAATTTGACCCT AATGAAAGGTACTTGCACCTTGCAGCTAAACTTCTGGATGCAAAGGAGCAAGCAGCTACCTTTAAACTAGAAAAGAACAAGCAAGGCCAAAAAGAGACTCaggagaaaataaggaaatttcaAAGAG aaatggAAACTTTAGAAGATCATCCAGTATTCAATCCAGCCATAAAGATTTCACACcaacagaatgaaagaaagaagcctCCTGTAGTCACAGAAGGAGAAAGTGCTTTGAactttaatttatttgaaaagtcTACAGCTGCTCCTGAAGAAGAAAGAG agaaaaagaaagaacctcATGATGTAAGAAATTTTGACTATACTGCTCGAAGCTGGACTGGAAAATCTCCCAAACAATTTCTGATCgattgggtcaggaagaatctTCCCAAGAGTCCAAATCCTTCCTTTGAAAAAGTTGCAGTAGGTAGATACTGGAAATGTAG GGTGAGGGTAATCAAGTCTGAAGATGATGTCCTGGTTGTGTGCCCCACGATCTTAACAGAGGATGGTATGCAGGCTCAGCACCTGGGAGCTACTTTAGCTCTTTATCGTTTAGTGAAAGGGCAG tcAGTTCATCAGTTGCTTCCTCCTACTTACCGAGATGTTTGGCTAGAGTGGAGTGATgcggaaaagaaaaaggaagaattaaataaaatggaaaccaaTAAACCACGTGACCTTTTTATTGCCAAACTTCTGAATAAActgaaacagcagcagcaacagcaacaacagcattctgaaaataagagagaaaactcTGAAGATCCTGAGGAATCTTGGGAAAATTTAGTTTCTGATGAGGATTTTTCTGCACTGTCCTTGGAATCGGAAAAGGTGGAAGATTTGGAACCTGTTAGAAACCTCTTTAGAAAGTTGCAGAGCACACCTAAGTACCAGAGACTTCTAAAGGAAAGGCAACAGTTGCCTGTGTTTAAACACAGGAGTTCAATTGTTGAAACTCTCAAAAGGCACCGGGTTGTGGTTGTGGCAGGTGAAACAGGGAGTGGTAAAAGTACTCAA AATTCTTTGTGTGGATATCAGATCCGGATGGAGTCTCGCGCTAGTGAATCTACCAGGTTACTCTATTGTACAACAGGGGTTTTGCTAAGAAAACTTCAAGAAGATGGTCTCCTAACAAATGTGTCTCATGTTATTGTAGATGAG GTTCATGAGAGAAGTGTCCAGTCAGACTTCCTACTAATTATCTTGAAGGAAATTTTACAGAAACGTTCTGATTTACATTTGATTCTCATGAGTGCCACTGTAGACAGTGAAAAGTTTTCTACCTATTTCACACACTGCCCTATTCTGAGAATTTCAGGAAGAAGTTATCCTGTTGAG GTTTTTCATCTTGAAGATATAATAGAGGAAACAGGCTTTGTACTGGAGAAAGACTCAGAATATTGTCAGAAATttctggaggaggaagaagaaataacCATTAATGTTACAACCAAAGCAGGGGGAATAAAAAAGTATCAg GAATACATCCCAGTTCAGACTGGAACAAGTGCTGATTTAAATCCATTTTACCAAAAGTATAGCAGTCGCACTCAGCATGCTATTCTCTACATGAATCCTCATAAAATCAACCTGGACCTCATTTTGGAACTTCTTATATATTTAG acaGAAGTCCTCAGTTCAAAAATGTTGAAGGAGCAGTACTGATCTTTTTACCAGGCCTTGCTCATATTCAACAGTTGTATGATCTCTTATCAACTGACAGAAGATTTTTTTCAGAACG ATATAAAGTGATAGCTCTGCATTCTATTCTTTCAACTCAAGATCAAGCTGCAGCATTCACAGTTCCTCCTCAAGGAGTCAGGAAG ATTGTTTTGGCAACAAATATTGCAGAGACAGGTATCACTATTCCAGATGTTGTATTTGTGATTGATACTGGAAGAACGAAAGAAAATAA GTACCATGAGAGCAGTCAGATGAGTTCTTTGGTcgagacatttgtcagcaaagccagtgctctgcagCGCCAGGGGAGAGCTGGGCGGGTCAGAGATGGCTTCTGTTTCCGCATGTACACAAGAGAAAG ATTTGAAGGCTTTATGGATTATTCTGTCCCTGAAATCTTGCGCGTGCCTTTGGAGGAATTATGTCTTCATATTATG AAATGCAATCTTGGTTCTCCTGAAGATTTCCTCTCTAAAGCTTTAGATCCTCCTCAACTTCAAGTAATCAGCAATGCAATGAATTTACTCCGAAAAATTGGAGCTTGTGAACTAAATGAGCCTAAACTGACTCCACTGGGCCAACACCTTGCAGCTCTGCCTGTGAATGTCAAGATTGGCAAGATGCTTATTTTTGGCGCCATTTTTGGCTGCCTGGATCCAGTG GCAACATTAGCTGCAGTTATGACAGAGAAGTCTCCTTTTACCACACCAATTGGTCGAAAAGATGAAGCAGATCTTGCAAAATCAGCCTTGGCCATGGCAGATTCAGATCATCTGACGATCTACAATGCATACCTGGG GTGGAAAAAAGCACGGCAGGAAGGAGGCTATCGTTCTGAAATAGCATATTGCCGGAAGAACTTTCTTAATAGAACATCACTGTTAACCCTAGAG GATGTAAAGCAGGAGTTAATCAAGTTGGTTAAAGCAGCAGGATTTTTATCATCCACAACTTCTAATAGCTTTGAAGGAAACAGAGCCACGCAGaccctttccttccaagaaattgCCCTTCTTAAAGCTGTACTTACTGCTGGACTGTATGACAACGTGGGGAAGATAATCTATACGAAATCAGTTGATATTACAGAAAAATTGGCTTGCATTGTGGAGACAGCCCAAGGCAAAGCACAAGTACATCCATCCTCAGTAAATCGAGATTTGCAGATTTATGGATGGCTTTTATACCAGGAGAAG atacGATATGCCCGAGTGTATTTGAGGGAAACTACCCTAATAACCCCTTTTCCAGTTTTACTCTTTGGTGGTGATATAGAAGTTCAGCACCGGGAACGCCTTATCTCTGTTGATGGCTGGATCTATTTTCAG
- the DHX29 gene encoding ATP-dependent RNA helicase DHX29 isoform X1 produces MGGKNKKHKTPGAAAVRAAVSASRAKSAEAGATGEAQNKPVSRPAPAAAASTREPRVKQGPKIYSFNSANDSGGPANLDKSILKVVINNKLEQKIIGVINEHKKQNNDKGVISGRLTAKKLQDLYMALQAFSFKTKDIEDAMTNTLLHGGDLHSALDWLCLNLSDDALPEGFSQEFEEQQPKSRPKFQYPQTQATISPPLQPKTKKQEEDPKIMPKKDGKNLEVNMKEWILRYAEQQNEEKSETSKSLEEEKFDPNERYLHLAAKLLDAKEQAATFKLEKNKQGQKETQEKIRKFQREMETLEDHPVFNPAIKISHQQNERKKPPVVTEGESALNFNLFEKSTAAPEEEREKKKEPHDVRNFDYTARSWTGKSPKQFLIDWVRKNLPKSPNPSFEKVAVGRYWKCRVRVIKSEDDVLVVCPTILTEDGMQAQHLGATLALYRLVKGQSVHQLLPPTYRDVWLEWSDAEKKKEELNKMETNKPRDLFIAKLLNKLKQQQQQQQQHSENKRENSEDPEESWENLVSDEDFSALSLESEKVEDLEPVRNLFRKLQSTPKYQRLLKERQQLPVFKHRSSIVETLKRHRVVVVAGETGSGKSTQVPHFLLEDLLLNEWGTTKCNIVCTQPRRISAVSLATRVCDELGCENGPGGKNSLCGYQIRMESRASESTRLLYCTTGVLLRKLQEDGLLTNVSHVIVDEVHERSVQSDFLLIILKEILQKRSDLHLILMSATVDSEKFSTYFTHCPILRISGRSYPVEVFHLEDIIEETGFVLEKDSEYCQKFLEEEEEITINVTTKAGGIKKYQEYIPVQTGTSADLNPFYQKYSSRTQHAILYMNPHKINLDLILELLIYLDRSPQFKNVEGAVLIFLPGLAHIQQLYDLLSTDRRFFSERYKVIALHSILSTQDQAAAFTVPPQGVRKIVLATNIAETGITIPDVVFVIDTGRTKENKYHESSQMSSLVETFVSKASALQRQGRAGRVRDGFCFRMYTRERFEGFMDYSVPEILRVPLEELCLHIMKCNLGSPEDFLSKALDPPQLQVISNAMNLLRKIGACELNEPKLTPLGQHLAALPVNVKIGKMLIFGAIFGCLDPVATLAAVMTEKSPFTTPIGRKDEADLAKSALAMADSDHLTIYNAYLGWKKARQEGGYRSEIAYCRKNFLNRTSLLTLEDVKQELIKLVKAAGFLSSTTSNSFEGNRATQTLSFQEIALLKAVLTAGLYDNVGKIIYTKSVDITEKLACIVETAQGKAQVHPSSVNRDLQIYGWLLYQEKIRYARVYLRETTLITPFPVLLFGGDIEVQHRERLISVDGWIYFQAPVKIAVIFKQLRVLIDSVLRKKLENPKMSLENDKILQIITELIKTENN; encoded by the exons GTCCGAAAATTTACAGTTTTAATTCTGCAAATGATTCTGGTGGTCCTGCAAATCTGGATAAATCTATTCTGAAA GTGGTAATTAATAACAAACTAGAGCAAAAAATTATTGGAGTGATAAATgaacataaaaagcaaaataatgacAAGGGAGTGATTTCTGGAAGACTTACTGCCAAAAAATTACAG GATTTATACATGGCTTTACaagcattttcatttaaaactaaGGACATTGAAGATGCCATGACTAACACACTCTTACATGGCGGTGATCTTCATTCTGCCTTGGATTGGCTCTGTTTAAACCTTTCAGATG ATGCGCTTCCTGAAGGATTCAGCCAGGAATTTGAAGAGCAACAACCTAAAAGCAGGCCAAAATTTCAGTATCCTCAAACGCAAGCCACTATTTCACCTCCACTGCAACCTAAAACCAAAAAGCAGGAAGAAGATCCTAAGATCATG ccaaaaaaggatggaaaaaattTGGAAGTAAATATGAAAGAATGGATTTTGCGATATgctgaacaacaaaatgaagaaaagagtgaGACTTCTAAAAGTTTAGAAGAGGAAAAATTTGACCCT AATGAAAGGTACTTGCACCTTGCAGCTAAACTTCTGGATGCAAAGGAGCAAGCAGCTACCTTTAAACTAGAAAAGAACAAGCAAGGCCAAAAAGAGACTCaggagaaaataaggaaatttcaAAGAG aaatggAAACTTTAGAAGATCATCCAGTATTCAATCCAGCCATAAAGATTTCACACcaacagaatgaaagaaagaagcctCCTGTAGTCACAGAAGGAGAAAGTGCTTTGAactttaatttatttgaaaagtcTACAGCTGCTCCTGAAGAAGAAAGAG agaaaaagaaagaacctcATGATGTAAGAAATTTTGACTATACTGCTCGAAGCTGGACTGGAAAATCTCCCAAACAATTTCTGATCgattgggtcaggaagaatctTCCCAAGAGTCCAAATCCTTCCTTTGAAAAAGTTGCAGTAGGTAGATACTGGAAATGTAG GGTGAGGGTAATCAAGTCTGAAGATGATGTCCTGGTTGTGTGCCCCACGATCTTAACAGAGGATGGTATGCAGGCTCAGCACCTGGGAGCTACTTTAGCTCTTTATCGTTTAGTGAAAGGGCAG tcAGTTCATCAGTTGCTTCCTCCTACTTACCGAGATGTTTGGCTAGAGTGGAGTGATgcggaaaagaaaaaggaagaattaaataaaatggaaaccaaTAAACCACGTGACCTTTTTATTGCCAAACTTCTGAATAAActgaaacagcagcagcaacagcaacaacagcattctgaaaataagagagaaaactcTGAAGATCCTGAGGAATCTTGGGAAAATTTAGTTTCTGATGAGGATTTTTCTGCACTGTCCTTGGAATCGGAAAAGGTGGAAGATTTGGAACCTGTTAGAAACCTCTTTAGAAAGTTGCAGAGCACACCTAAGTACCAGAGACTTCTAAAGGAAAGGCAACAGTTGCCTGTGTTTAAACACAGGAGTTCAATTGTTGAAACTCTCAAAAGGCACCGGGTTGTGGTTGTGGCAGGTGAAACAGGGAGTGGTAAAAGTACTCAAGTGCCGCATTTTCTCTTAGAAGATCTGCTTCTGAATGAGTGGGGAACAACTAAATGTAACATCGTCTGCACCCAGCCCCGAAGAATCTCAGCAGTGAGTTTAGCCACAAGAGTGTGTGATGAATTGGGCTGTGAAAATGGACCTGGAGGAAAG AATTCTTTGTGTGGATATCAGATCCGGATGGAGTCTCGCGCTAGTGAATCTACCAGGTTACTCTATTGTACAACAGGGGTTTTGCTAAGAAAACTTCAAGAAGATGGTCTCCTAACAAATGTGTCTCATGTTATTGTAGATGAG GTTCATGAGAGAAGTGTCCAGTCAGACTTCCTACTAATTATCTTGAAGGAAATTTTACAGAAACGTTCTGATTTACATTTGATTCTCATGAGTGCCACTGTAGACAGTGAAAAGTTTTCTACCTATTTCACACACTGCCCTATTCTGAGAATTTCAGGAAGAAGTTATCCTGTTGAG GTTTTTCATCTTGAAGATATAATAGAGGAAACAGGCTTTGTACTGGAGAAAGACTCAGAATATTGTCAGAAATttctggaggaggaagaagaaataacCATTAATGTTACAACCAAAGCAGGGGGAATAAAAAAGTATCAg GAATACATCCCAGTTCAGACTGGAACAAGTGCTGATTTAAATCCATTTTACCAAAAGTATAGCAGTCGCACTCAGCATGCTATTCTCTACATGAATCCTCATAAAATCAACCTGGACCTCATTTTGGAACTTCTTATATATTTAG acaGAAGTCCTCAGTTCAAAAATGTTGAAGGAGCAGTACTGATCTTTTTACCAGGCCTTGCTCATATTCAACAGTTGTATGATCTCTTATCAACTGACAGAAGATTTTTTTCAGAACG ATATAAAGTGATAGCTCTGCATTCTATTCTTTCAACTCAAGATCAAGCTGCAGCATTCACAGTTCCTCCTCAAGGAGTCAGGAAG ATTGTTTTGGCAACAAATATTGCAGAGACAGGTATCACTATTCCAGATGTTGTATTTGTGATTGATACTGGAAGAACGAAAGAAAATAA GTACCATGAGAGCAGTCAGATGAGTTCTTTGGTcgagacatttgtcagcaaagccagtgctctgcagCGCCAGGGGAGAGCTGGGCGGGTCAGAGATGGCTTCTGTTTCCGCATGTACACAAGAGAAAG ATTTGAAGGCTTTATGGATTATTCTGTCCCTGAAATCTTGCGCGTGCCTTTGGAGGAATTATGTCTTCATATTATG AAATGCAATCTTGGTTCTCCTGAAGATTTCCTCTCTAAAGCTTTAGATCCTCCTCAACTTCAAGTAATCAGCAATGCAATGAATTTACTCCGAAAAATTGGAGCTTGTGAACTAAATGAGCCTAAACTGACTCCACTGGGCCAACACCTTGCAGCTCTGCCTGTGAATGTCAAGATTGGCAAGATGCTTATTTTTGGCGCCATTTTTGGCTGCCTGGATCCAGTG GCAACATTAGCTGCAGTTATGACAGAGAAGTCTCCTTTTACCACACCAATTGGTCGAAAAGATGAAGCAGATCTTGCAAAATCAGCCTTGGCCATGGCAGATTCAGATCATCTGACGATCTACAATGCATACCTGGG GTGGAAAAAAGCACGGCAGGAAGGAGGCTATCGTTCTGAAATAGCATATTGCCGGAAGAACTTTCTTAATAGAACATCACTGTTAACCCTAGAG GATGTAAAGCAGGAGTTAATCAAGTTGGTTAAAGCAGCAGGATTTTTATCATCCACAACTTCTAATAGCTTTGAAGGAAACAGAGCCACGCAGaccctttccttccaagaaattgCCCTTCTTAAAGCTGTACTTACTGCTGGACTGTATGACAACGTGGGGAAGATAATCTATACGAAATCAGTTGATATTACAGAAAAATTGGCTTGCATTGTGGAGACAGCCCAAGGCAAAGCACAAGTACATCCATCCTCAGTAAATCGAGATTTGCAGATTTATGGATGGCTTTTATACCAGGAGAAG atacGATATGCCCGAGTGTATTTGAGGGAAACTACCCTAATAACCCCTTTTCCAGTTTTACTCTTTGGTGGTGATATAGAAGTTCAGCACCGGGAACGCCTTATCTCTGTTGATGGCTGGATCTATTTTCAG